Genomic segment of Eremothecium sinecaudum strain ATCC 58844 chromosome VIII, complete sequence:
ACATTATTTCCACCTCTGAAGATTTCAAATAACGTGAATACATGTTAGATAGAAATAAGTTCCTGAACTGTGTGGTAGAGAATAAGCATTGAAGCATACTATTAATGTAACAGGTACTTCCCATATTCCTTAGACCTGTAATTGACAATGAAACAAACTCATTCGCACTAGCATCAATGGTTGGCACTACAAAGTGATTTTGAGGTTGAGGCTGAGATTGAGGTAGAGATTGAGACTGGGACTTAGGTTGAGATTGAGTTGCAGTGAGTGCCCAATCAGCAATTGCTGATTTGCGTTTTTTGTCCCCTTCCCCTTCAATTACCGCACTATTAGTGTATTTTCCTCGTGAATTGGGGACATCAGAGTTACGCCATATGTTATCATACGGtaccttcttctttggaACGATTTCTACACTGGATACTTCCCCTCTTGGAATTGCAGAAGGCATTAACTTGCTTCCATTCAGCAGGAATTCTTGATTTTGGACACCCGTGTGTAAAGGAACGGGTTGTTTCTTCAGTGGGATAATAGGAGGAACGTTCTGCGTTTGCTGAGACTGCGGAAGAGGGGGAGCAGGAAGTAATGGCAGCGCAGGAGGTTGCGCGGGAGGTTGTACATGGGGTGGCGCATGAGGCAGAGGAGGAGGCAGCGGCGGCGGCAGTTGTTGCAGAGACGGTGGTTGCAGTACTTGTGAATTCCGTTTATAGTCAACACATGTTTTCCCAGGGACCTGAGATGAATGTTCAAAGTTAGGATTATTCTGTGCTGCATTTGCTGTACCAGACAGTTTTAACTGTTGAAGCGGCTGCAGCGGGTTTTTAGGTGGCAGAGGAGGGGCATTTTGGGGTGGAAGGGGAGGTGTACACTGGCTTGTAATTATTGCTGGAATTTGAATCCCACCCGGAAGCTCTGGGCCCTTCTGATTAGCAGAAGCAAATTGTGCTAGCACAGAAGGCGGTAAGTGGGATGGCATTCGTTGAGATGGTGGTGCAAGGATTACTGGTGTTGGAGGTGGTGGATGCATACCTTGCGCAGAAGAGACTGCGGTGCTAGGTTCCTTAAATTCTGCGACTTGTTTAATCTTCTTTCCAACGCCGTAAGGTCGCCAAAGATAATCGTCAACGTTGATAGATTCCTGCTTATGGTAATCTTTAAGGAAAGCCTTCCACTGATCATAGCCACCTAATAAACATTTTGTAATTAATTGCGGCTTCCCGGAATATACTAGGCGGAAAAAAGTGAGCTCATAGGGGAACTCACTAACCATATAAGTGTAGCTATCTGTATAGCACACTATGTAGTTAAATCTGCTTCTATTCGTAAACAAATCGTTATCTACTTTTTTCTCCAATTCCGTGACTGATGCTATAGGAGCACCCCTTTCAGGGTCCCATAGCATATTAGGATCTATATTGATCAAGTTCGTAGCCACTATATGGTTTTTCTCATATCTTCTCTTTAAACGTAAGTCCACTAATAATGTAGAATACCTCATATTTGTCCTTAAAATGTTCATCAAATCAATACATTTGAGGCAAGACGCCTCATGAAGCCGTGTTAGCATTGTGCTGGCGCCGTCATCAACAGGGGATACGCGAGTGCTCTCTAACCCTAGCTTCTCTGTAAGAAGCTTCTGAAAACGGTTAGTCTCGGAATAGTGCGATGAATCCTTGGGACTTTTATGCTGCGAGGGTAAAGACCACTCATGAATAGACGCTGAATCAGAAGCATCCGAATTGTACCCTATGGGATCGCCGTTTTGTGCATCTATCCCACCGGGAACATGCAAACTGTTAGTACCATTCTGTTGAGATCCAACAACTTGAAGCTGGTCATGTGGCTCTAGACGTGGAGCACTCCACATAGTCTCCTTGGAATTCTGTCCCATCTCGTTAATCTCCAGCATTTTAAACTGATCCATGGGAGCCGAGCTCATATTACTAGCATTACTGGGAACAGAATAGGCCCGTTGTCTGCTTTGCCCCACTTTGTGCACATTGGCATCCGATTGTGATACCTGGACCAAATCTTCGGCCATGCTCTGTACTAATTCTGTAATATTAGTCATGTTGGGCTCATTCTCGTACTTCTTTCTTAGCTCAACATACATTGAGTAGGATAAGTTCCTGGATTGAAACTCCGTGGATTGCGGTACAATCAAATACAAGTAAAACGCACCTATTACAAAGGCCGTTACTCCATCATTCCATTCCCCTTGCTCAGCCAGCGCATGATATGAATCTAATAAGTAAGAAGCATGCTCTAATAGTTCAATGAGCTTTTCTAAACGCAGTCTTGGATAGTAATTCTTGACATTATTAACGTACACTTCCTGAACAAACTCTTGAAGCTCGGTACAGTATTTAGTAGTATATGGGTTAGTCATAGATATAAACGCAATACTCTCCTGCTTTATCGATTGCTTTAATAAACACACTTCACATCTGGATGCTAACTTTTTGTTcttaaataaatatttaaGAGTGATCAATAGCGGCTATTTTCTTTAATATGTGAAAACAGTACTGTGGGTTGGCTTACTAAACTCAAAAACATTTAAAAccaagaaaaaaaaaacttaacTATCTCTGTTACCCGGTCTATAGATAATTCCTTTGTGGTGAGAATGTCCGGGTGTTGAATTTTTTCACAACATGAATGACGTTAAATGTTGTATACGATGAGGTAGCCTAAACCAAAGAAATAAAGGCCACACCGGACTGTTGAGATATCCAAGTTGTGCTATTAGCTGTTTCGGTTAGTTATGAATGCGACTGGCAGCAAACCAGTATCCGCGGAATCTCTGCCAGGTAGCAAAAAACCAAAACCTAAGCGGGAACAAATAAATCCTCTAGATGTGACTGAATCCTTAGGGTATCAGACATATAGAAGGGGAATACGTAAGCCGTGGTCAAAGCAAGATGATGAGGTTTTACGTGGAGCTGTGAACAAGTGTTTGATTGAGCTTGGCTATCCAAATGGGATTAATTCCGTTACTTCGATTCATGAATCACAGATAGCCTGTAAGAAGATCCCATGGGAAAAAGTTGTGCTTAATTTCGATACTAGAATAAGGAAACCGAAGGATGTGCGGAAGCGGTGGACTAGTAGTTTGGATCCGAATTTAAAAAAGGGGAGATGGACGCCTGAGGAGGACATGTTTTTGTTGAGGTCATACGAAAAACACGGCCCGCAATGGCTTAAAATTTCAAACGAGCTCGCAGGCAGAACTGAAGATCAATGTGCGAAGCGATATATCGAAGTTTTGGACCCGAGCACGAAAGATCGGCTGCGAGAGTGGACCCTGGAAGAAGACCTGGCCCTTATCAGTAAAGTTAAAGTGTATGGTACGAAATGGAGACAAATTTCCTCAGAAATGGAGTCGCGGCCTAGTCTGACATGTAGGAACAGATGGAGAAAGATTATAACGATGGTTATGCGCTCTAAAGCTCCTGAGGCTATAACGCGAGCTGTAGAAAGTGGTGGCCTTAGTTCTCCTGGGAAACTTCAGGGAACCCTGGGTACGTCTTCTGATGAAATTGCAAATCCTAATGCAAGTGGGAATCTTGTAGGAGATAAAACATGTTCTTCGGGCTCCACTTTATTGGGCTATTCGGAAACTGCTCAGAACTCTGCTTCTCCGCGGAATAATGTGGCGAACAATTCTCCTAACTCCGTGAATTATGAACACCTGTCTTCGACGAGAAGTGTGACGCCGATTCTCGCTCATCCGCAAGCGTCG
This window contains:
- the UBP7 gene encoding ubiquitin-specific protease UBP7 (Syntenic homolog of Ashbya gossypii AFR296C; Syntenic homolog of Saccharomyces cerevisiae YIL156W (UBP7) and YKR098C (UBP11)); the protein is MTNPYTTKYCTELQEFVQEVYVNNVKNYYPRLRLEKLIELLEHASYLLDSYHALAEQGEWNDGVTAFVIGAFYLYLIVPQSTEFQSRNLSYSMYVELRKKYENEPNMTNITELVQSMAEDLVQVSQSDANVHKVGQSRQRAYSVPSNASNMSSAPMDQFKMLEINEMGQNSKETMWSAPRLEPHDQLQVVGSQQNGTNSLHVPGGIDAQNGDPIGYNSDASDSASIHEWSLPSQHKSPKDSSHYSETNRFQKLLTEKLGLESTRVSPVDDGASTMLTRLHEASCLKCIDLMNILRTNMRYSTLLVDLRLKRRYEKNHIVATNLINIDPNMLWDPERGAPIASVTELEKKVDNDLFTNRSRFNYIVCYTDSYTYMVSEFPYELTFFRLVYSGKPQLITKCLLGGYDQWKAFLKDYHKQESINVDDYLWRPYGVGKKIKQVAEFKEPSTAVSSAQGMHPPPPTPVILAPPSQRMPSHLPPSVLAQFASANQKGPELPGGIQIPAIITSQCTPPLPPQNAPPLPPKNPLQPLQQLKLSGTANAAQNNPNFEHSSQVPGKTCVDYKRNSQVLQPPSLQQLPPPLPPPLPHAPPHVQPPAQPPALPLLPAPPLPQSQQTQNVPPIIPLKKQPVPLHTGVQNQEFLLNGSKLMPSAIPRGEVSSVEIVPKKKVPYDNIWRNSDVPNSRGKYTNSAVIEGEGDKKRKSAIADWALTATQSQPKSQSQSLPQSQPQPQNHFVVPTIDASANEFVSLSITGLRNMGSTCYINSMLQCLFSTTQFRNLFLSNMYSRYLKSSEVEIMSRSFYMLFRKMYMNGGCSVVPSGFLRTCDNLKPDLGIPNAQQDTQEFLLFLLDRLHEELSHVAAVGNDYSQLLLHDNTHLNVNDKEYNKWFEENIERNGLSPIDDIFQGQMENHLSCQRCGYSSYSYSTFYVLSLALPNHVAKTFTKSKKLRLEDCINFFTCDEVLTGQNAWDCPKCGLTANGHLRKDDKPKKRTLFSSGNDSSQKNSTTNAVPSSRSRLFKFASKTKCASNSPPNADGKNSGSDKYKNQKKLTTIKTLNFITLPRVLIIHLSRFIYDLTKKNSTVVTYPLVLNIVLKNNEVASFRLYSIVNHSGTLVSGHYTALVNKDKDHEIKKGKQKWYYFDDEVVKCDVNHGNFDEGITYVSSGDVYVLFYERIPNDSSPTS